One window from the genome of Scatophagus argus isolate fScaArg1 chromosome 13, fScaArg1.pri, whole genome shotgun sequence encodes:
- the ss18 gene encoding protein SSXT isoform X2 codes for MSVAFAPHRQRGKGDITPAGIQKLLDENNQLIQCIMDFQSKGKTAECSQYQQMLHRNLVYLATIADSNQNMQSLLPAPPTQNMPMGPGGMNQSGPPPQPPHGHNMPSEGMVSGGPPAPHMQNQMNGQMPGPNHMPMQGPGPGPNQPPNMPSGSMNMPPSSHGSMGGYNHTVPSSQGMPAQSQMNMTQGQPMGNYGPRPNMNMQPNQGPMMHQQPPSQQYNMPPGGAGQHYQGQQTPMGMMSQVSQGNHVMGQRPMPPYRPPQQGPPQQYPGQEDYYGDQYSHAGQGASEGNAQYGQQQEAYQQGPPQQQGYPPQQQYPGQQGYPPQQQGYGPSQSAPGQYPNYPQGQGQQYGAYRPPQPGPPQGQQQRPYGYDQGHMRK; via the exons ATGTCGGTGGCGTTTGCACCTCACAGGCAGCGTGGGAAGGGTGATATAACACCCGCTGGAATACAAAAG TTACTTGATGAAAACAACCAGCTGATCCAGTGTATAATGGACTTCCAGAGTAAAGGGAAAACAGCAGAATGTTCACA GTATCAACAAATGCTGCACAGAAATTTAGTGTACCTTGCGACGATAGCAGACTCCAATCAGAACATGCAGTCCCTCCTTCCTGCT CCGCCCACTCAAAACATGCCCATGGGCCCTGGTGGGATGAACCAGAGTGGACCCCCCCCTCAGCCTCCCCACGGTCACAACATGCCCTCTGAGGGTATGGTCAGTGGTGGCCCTCCAGCCCCACACATGCAGAACCAGATGAATGGACAGATGCCTG GGCCTAATCACATGCCCATGCAAGGTCCTGGTCCAGGCCCCAACCAGCCCCCAAACATGCCCAGTGGCTCTATGAATATGCCCCCCAGCAGCCATGGATCAATGGGTGGTTACAATCACACCGTCCCATCTTCTCAGGGCATGCCAGCTCAGAGCCAAATGAACATGACCCAGGGCCAGCCCATGGGAAACTACGGGCCGCGGCCAAACATGAACATGCAACCCAATCAAG GCCCCATGATGCACCAGCAGCCTCCCTCCCAGCAGTATAACATGCCTCCTGGTGGTGCTGGACAGCACTACCAAGGGCAACAGACCCCAATGGGCATGATGAGCCAGGTCAGCCAAGGGAATCATGTGATGGGGCAGAGGCCAATGCCGCCTTACAGACCTCCTCAGCAAG gACCCCCTCAGCAGTATCCAGGGCAGGAAGACTACTATGGGGACCAGTACAGTCACGCAGGACAGGGAGCCTCAGAAG GTAATGCCCAGTATGGCCAGCAGCAGGAAGCATATCAGCAAGGCCCTCCCCAGCAGCAGGGCTACCCTCCTCAGCAACAGTACCCAGGTCAACAGGGCTACCCACCACAGCAGCAGGGTTACG GCCCCTCCCAAAGTGCCCCAGGACAGTATCCGAACTATCCTCAGGGGCAGGGACAGCAGTATGGGGCCTATCGCCCTCCTCAACCTGGACCCCCACAGGGACAGCAGCAGCGCCCCTACGGCTATGACCAG GGGCACATGAGGAAATAA
- the ss18 gene encoding protein SSXT isoform X1, with protein MSVAFAPHRQRGKGDITPAGIQKLLDENNQLIQCIMDFQSKGKTAECSQYQQMLHRNLVYLATIADSNQNMQSLLPAPPTQNMPMGPGGMNQSGPPPQPPHGHNMPSEGMVSGGPPAPHMQNQMNGQMPGPNHMPMQGPGPGPNQPPNMPSGSMNMPPSSHGSMGGYNHTVPSSQGMPAQSQMNMTQGQPMGNYGPRPNMNMQPNQGPMMHQQPPSQQYNMPPGGAGQHYQGQQTPMGMMSQVSQGNHVMGQRPMPPYRPPQQGPPQQYPGQEDYYGDQYSHAGQGASEGNAQYGQQQEAYQQGPPQQQGYPPQQQYPGQQGYPPQQQGYGPSQSAPGQYPNYPQGQGQQYGAYRPPQPGPPQGQQQRPYGYDQGQYGNYQQ; from the exons ATGTCGGTGGCGTTTGCACCTCACAGGCAGCGTGGGAAGGGTGATATAACACCCGCTGGAATACAAAAG TTACTTGATGAAAACAACCAGCTGATCCAGTGTATAATGGACTTCCAGAGTAAAGGGAAAACAGCAGAATGTTCACA GTATCAACAAATGCTGCACAGAAATTTAGTGTACCTTGCGACGATAGCAGACTCCAATCAGAACATGCAGTCCCTCCTTCCTGCT CCGCCCACTCAAAACATGCCCATGGGCCCTGGTGGGATGAACCAGAGTGGACCCCCCCCTCAGCCTCCCCACGGTCACAACATGCCCTCTGAGGGTATGGTCAGTGGTGGCCCTCCAGCCCCACACATGCAGAACCAGATGAATGGACAGATGCCTG GGCCTAATCACATGCCCATGCAAGGTCCTGGTCCAGGCCCCAACCAGCCCCCAAACATGCCCAGTGGCTCTATGAATATGCCCCCCAGCAGCCATGGATCAATGGGTGGTTACAATCACACCGTCCCATCTTCTCAGGGCATGCCAGCTCAGAGCCAAATGAACATGACCCAGGGCCAGCCCATGGGAAACTACGGGCCGCGGCCAAACATGAACATGCAACCCAATCAAG GCCCCATGATGCACCAGCAGCCTCCCTCCCAGCAGTATAACATGCCTCCTGGTGGTGCTGGACAGCACTACCAAGGGCAACAGACCCCAATGGGCATGATGAGCCAGGTCAGCCAAGGGAATCATGTGATGGGGCAGAGGCCAATGCCGCCTTACAGACCTCCTCAGCAAG gACCCCCTCAGCAGTATCCAGGGCAGGAAGACTACTATGGGGACCAGTACAGTCACGCAGGACAGGGAGCCTCAGAAG GTAATGCCCAGTATGGCCAGCAGCAGGAAGCATATCAGCAAGGCCCTCCCCAGCAGCAGGGCTACCCTCCTCAGCAACAGTACCCAGGTCAACAGGGCTACCCACCACAGCAGCAGGGTTACG GCCCCTCCCAAAGTGCCCCAGGACAGTATCCGAACTATCCTCAGGGGCAGGGACAGCAGTATGGGGCCTATCGCCCTCCTCAACCTGGACCCCCACAGGGACAGCAGCAGCGCCCCTACGGCTATGACCAG GGCCAGTATGGAAATTACCAGCAATGA
- the ss18 gene encoding protein SSXT isoform X3, which translates to MSVAFAPHRQRGKGDITPAGIQKLLDENNQLIQCIMDFQSKGKTAECSQYQQMLHRNLVYLATIADSNQNMQSLLPAPPTQNMPMGPGGMNQSGPPPQPPHGHNMPSEGMVSGGPPAPHMQNQMNGQMPGPNHMPMQGPGPGPNQPPNMPSGSMNMPPSSHGSMGGYNHTVPSSQGMPAQSQMNMTQGQPMGNYGPRPNMNMQPNQGPMMHQQPPSQQYNMPPGGAGQHYQGQQTPMGMMSQVSQGNHVMGQRPMPPYRPPQQGNAQYGQQQEAYQQGPPQQQGYPPQQQYPGQQGYPPQQQGYGPSQSAPGQYPNYPQGQGQQYGAYRPPQPGPPQGQQQRPYGYDQGQYGNYQQ; encoded by the exons ATGTCGGTGGCGTTTGCACCTCACAGGCAGCGTGGGAAGGGTGATATAACACCCGCTGGAATACAAAAG TTACTTGATGAAAACAACCAGCTGATCCAGTGTATAATGGACTTCCAGAGTAAAGGGAAAACAGCAGAATGTTCACA GTATCAACAAATGCTGCACAGAAATTTAGTGTACCTTGCGACGATAGCAGACTCCAATCAGAACATGCAGTCCCTCCTTCCTGCT CCGCCCACTCAAAACATGCCCATGGGCCCTGGTGGGATGAACCAGAGTGGACCCCCCCCTCAGCCTCCCCACGGTCACAACATGCCCTCTGAGGGTATGGTCAGTGGTGGCCCTCCAGCCCCACACATGCAGAACCAGATGAATGGACAGATGCCTG GGCCTAATCACATGCCCATGCAAGGTCCTGGTCCAGGCCCCAACCAGCCCCCAAACATGCCCAGTGGCTCTATGAATATGCCCCCCAGCAGCCATGGATCAATGGGTGGTTACAATCACACCGTCCCATCTTCTCAGGGCATGCCAGCTCAGAGCCAAATGAACATGACCCAGGGCCAGCCCATGGGAAACTACGGGCCGCGGCCAAACATGAACATGCAACCCAATCAAG GCCCCATGATGCACCAGCAGCCTCCCTCCCAGCAGTATAACATGCCTCCTGGTGGTGCTGGACAGCACTACCAAGGGCAACAGACCCCAATGGGCATGATGAGCCAGGTCAGCCAAGGGAATCATGTGATGGGGCAGAGGCCAATGCCGCCTTACAGACCTCCTCAGCAAG GTAATGCCCAGTATGGCCAGCAGCAGGAAGCATATCAGCAAGGCCCTCCCCAGCAGCAGGGCTACCCTCCTCAGCAACAGTACCCAGGTCAACAGGGCTACCCACCACAGCAGCAGGGTTACG GCCCCTCCCAAAGTGCCCCAGGACAGTATCCGAACTATCCTCAGGGGCAGGGACAGCAGTATGGGGCCTATCGCCCTCCTCAACCTGGACCCCCACAGGGACAGCAGCAGCGCCCCTACGGCTATGACCAG GGCCAGTATGGAAATTACCAGCAATGA
- the ss18 gene encoding protein SSXT isoform X4, with translation MDFQSKGKTAECSQYQQMLHRNLVYLATIADSNQNMQSLLPAPPTQNMPMGPGGMNQSGPPPQPPHGHNMPSEGMVSGGPPAPHMQNQMNGQMPGPNHMPMQGPGPGPNQPPNMPSGSMNMPPSSHGSMGGYNHTVPSSQGMPAQSQMNMTQGQPMGNYGPRPNMNMQPNQGPMMHQQPPSQQYNMPPGGAGQHYQGQQTPMGMMSQVSQGNHVMGQRPMPPYRPPQQGPPQQYPGQEDYYGDQYSHAGQGASEGNAQYGQQQEAYQQGPPQQQGYPPQQQYPGQQGYPPQQQGYGPSQSAPGQYPNYPQGQGQQYGAYRPPQPGPPQGQQQRPYGYDQGQYGNYQQ, from the exons ATGGACTTCCAGAGTAAAGGGAAAACAGCAGAATGTTCACA GTATCAACAAATGCTGCACAGAAATTTAGTGTACCTTGCGACGATAGCAGACTCCAATCAGAACATGCAGTCCCTCCTTCCTGCT CCGCCCACTCAAAACATGCCCATGGGCCCTGGTGGGATGAACCAGAGTGGACCCCCCCCTCAGCCTCCCCACGGTCACAACATGCCCTCTGAGGGTATGGTCAGTGGTGGCCCTCCAGCCCCACACATGCAGAACCAGATGAATGGACAGATGCCTG GGCCTAATCACATGCCCATGCAAGGTCCTGGTCCAGGCCCCAACCAGCCCCCAAACATGCCCAGTGGCTCTATGAATATGCCCCCCAGCAGCCATGGATCAATGGGTGGTTACAATCACACCGTCCCATCTTCTCAGGGCATGCCAGCTCAGAGCCAAATGAACATGACCCAGGGCCAGCCCATGGGAAACTACGGGCCGCGGCCAAACATGAACATGCAACCCAATCAAG GCCCCATGATGCACCAGCAGCCTCCCTCCCAGCAGTATAACATGCCTCCTGGTGGTGCTGGACAGCACTACCAAGGGCAACAGACCCCAATGGGCATGATGAGCCAGGTCAGCCAAGGGAATCATGTGATGGGGCAGAGGCCAATGCCGCCTTACAGACCTCCTCAGCAAG gACCCCCTCAGCAGTATCCAGGGCAGGAAGACTACTATGGGGACCAGTACAGTCACGCAGGACAGGGAGCCTCAGAAG GTAATGCCCAGTATGGCCAGCAGCAGGAAGCATATCAGCAAGGCCCTCCCCAGCAGCAGGGCTACCCTCCTCAGCAACAGTACCCAGGTCAACAGGGCTACCCACCACAGCAGCAGGGTTACG GCCCCTCCCAAAGTGCCCCAGGACAGTATCCGAACTATCCTCAGGGGCAGGGACAGCAGTATGGGGCCTATCGCCCTCCTCAACCTGGACCCCCACAGGGACAGCAGCAGCGCCCCTACGGCTATGACCAG GGCCAGTATGGAAATTACCAGCAATGA
- the psma8 gene encoding proteasome subunit alpha-type 8, whose protein sequence is MAARYDRAITVFSPDGHLFQVEYAQEAVKKGSTAVGIRGKDIVVLGVEKKSVAKLQEERTVRKICALDEHVCMAFAGLTADARIVINRARVECQSHRLTVEDPVTVEYITRYIATLKQRYTQSNGRRPFGISALIVGFDYDGTPRLYQTDPSGTYHAWKANAIGRSAKTVREFLEKNYTDEAIAGDNEAIKLAIKALLEVVQSGGKNIELAVIRRNQPLKILESKEIETLVAEIEKEKEEEAEKKKQKKST, encoded by the exons ATGGCGGCCAGATATGACAGAGCTATTACAGTGTTTTCCCCTGATGGTCATCTCTTTCAAGTGGAGTATGCACAAGAAGCTGTAAAGAAAGGTTCTACAGCG GTGGGAATCAGGGGTAAAGACATTGTTGTCCTTGGTGTTGAGAAGAAATCCGTAGCAAAGTTGCAGGAGGAAAGGACTGTCCGTAAGATATGTGCCCTGGATGAGCATGTCTGCATGGCATTTGCAG GTCTGACAGCAGATGCTCGTATCGTGATAAATAGAGCTCGGGTTGAGTGCCAGAGCCACAGGCTAACTGTTGAGGACCCAGTCACAGTGGAATACATCACACGCTACATAGCTACACTGAAACAG CGCTACACTCAAAGCAACGGCCGCAGACCATTTGGCATCTCTGCGTTAATTGTTGGCTTTGACTACGATGGGACTCCCAGACTGTATCAGACAGACCCATCAGGAACCTACCATGCCTGGAAG gcaaaTGCAATCGGCCGTAGCGCAAAAACTGTGCGGGAGTTCCTGGAGAAGAATTACACAGATGAAGCCATTGCTGGGGACAATGAGGCAATCAAGTTGGCTATCAAAGCGCTGCTTGAG GTTGTCCAGTCAGGAGGGAAGAATATTGAACTTGCTGTCATCAGGCGGAATCAGCCACTGAAG ATTTTGGAATCCAAGGAAATTGAGACCCTGGTGGCTGAaattgagaaagaaaaagaggaggaggcggaaaagaagaagcagaaaaagtcCACTTGA